A portion of the Podospora pseudoanserina strain CBS 124.78 chromosome 2, whole genome shotgun sequence genome contains these proteins:
- a CDS encoding hypothetical protein (EggNog:ENOG503P798), translating into MGPSPATPASSRFLLSKRPGTHQPHGQTPNQSSSAAPYRFYGTPKFSSTTKPLSHFSHAAPYSTPALALKAKASRARATQELLIEDSSPVQDQERSRHDEEEPLPSRTTAVRDNLPETIDIDSSLVPQSSLPEPGDNDEEVDPGPLPKRRRISIATSEPDLEPKEEWIPSSAFPIDSDSDNELPPNDDPEIDHIITIYSDDDDDEPPIPHSSPLNIKSDSESDSEAKPPPDKDTRPARKEIFNPPPRFLQPPSPPTSTSPISDSKKFSIQSINPDLFSPPKPRRGRNRRGRGQYLTNGLAAELQNWLIEVKKTSEYTDTPVKQEADAPQPLPPGAVQLTVEDVKRGGEGLSLISAALPNARVGTPGMQAVLAGDGRIGSLERVDHGLDRRSTDKRNGQERLAVGTVVAVVPPAWDVELEGGLGRWAVAYRWQVVKDAPQPQVPEKQPEPPVQPVPEPLPEQHVEEQHIKVEE; encoded by the exons ATGGGTCCATCGCCAGCA ACACCCGCATCCTCTCGGTTCCTGCTCTCAAAACGACCAGGCACACATCAACCTCACGGCCAAACACCAAACCAGTCAAGCTCGGCTGCACCTTATAGATTCTATGGCACTCCAAAATTTTCGTCTACCACAAAACCGCTCTCGCATTTCAGCCATGCCGCGCCCTACTCAACTCCTGCGTTGGctctcaaggccaaggcatCGAGAGCTCGCGCTACACAAGAACTTCTTATAGAAGATAGTTCTCCCGTTCAAGATCAGGAGCGTAGTCgacatgatgaagaggagccGTTACCATCAAGAACAACTGCTGTCCGAGACAACTTACCAGAAACAATCGACATAGACTCGTCTCTTGTCCCACAGTCTTCTCTCCCAGAGCCAGGGGAcaatgacgaggaggttgacccCGGCCCCTTAccaaaaaggagaagaatatCCATTGCCACATCAGAGCCCGACCTCGAACCAAAGGAAGAATGGATTCCAAGCTCTGCCTTTCCGATCGACTCGGACTCAGACAATGAGCTTCCCCCAAACGATGACCCAGAAATCgaccacatcatcaccatctactctgatgacgatgatgacgaaccCCCAATACCTCACTCTTCCCCTCTGAACATAAAATCCGACAGCGAGTCCGACTCAGAAGCTAAACCACCGCCAGACAAAGACACCAGACCTGCAAGGAAAGAAATCTTTAACCCACCACCTCGCTTTTTgcaacccccatcaccaccaacatccacCTCGCCTATTTCCGACTCGAAGAAGTTTTCCATCCAGAGCATAAATCCTGATCTCTTTTCTCCACCCAAACCTCGCCGGGGTCGCAATCGTCGGGGGCGGGGCCAGTATCTCACCAATGGATTGGCGGCTGAACTCCAAAATTGGCTTATTGAGGTGAAAAAAACATCAGAATATACAGACACCCCTGTCAAACAAGAGGCCGACGCGCCACAACCATTACCACCAGGGGCAGTCCAACTAACTGTGGAGGATGTaaagagaggaggggaggggttaAGTCTCATCAGTGCGGCTTTACCCAACGCGCGAGTAGGAACACCTGGTATGCAAGCTGttttggctggtgatgggaggATAGGCTCCTTGGAAAGAGTTGATCATGGTCTAGATCGGCGCAGTACGGATAAAAGAAACGGACAGGAGCGTCTAGCTGttgggacggtggtggccgtTGTGCCGCCTGCTTGGGACGTTGAACTAGAGggtgggctggggaggtgggcggTTGCATATCGGTGGCAGGTTGTCAAGGACGCACCACAACCGCAAGTGCCCGAGAAGCAGCCAGAACCACCAGTACAACCAGTACCAGAGCCACTACCAGAACAACATGTGGAGGAACAACACATCAAAGTGGAAGAGTAA
- a CDS encoding hypothetical protein (EggNog:ENOG503P732), which produces MQDRTLLPKEKTTPGAMFAMVDPAVNSGFQSFGGNNQHSSFVFSSPHKPAKSSPLSYTPMRIPSPTLPSDDVPDMMLSSPLGPPSDSSHLRMSQSSPIRSSFDNNESSGPQPKFRFANRNPAKNSNPLVKKRNDVQDSRRRLFLNNVRQRQEDKKFQRRGGQDEIARLEFNRLQNERLAYLDRERAKNPYALWEQELEDEHRSLQSQQWQMQQQNPDEMMLDALEEAEMAEIAQAEALLHQDNNSSRHINQDDSFDDDEDWDELFMEAIQTSQQHHIQGQQSGGQDVEMS; this is translated from the exons ATGCAAGATAGAACACTTctaccaaaagaaaagacaacACCAGGCGCCATGTTCGCTATGGTTGACCCAGCCGTGAACAGCGGTTTCCAAAGTTTTGGCGGTAACAATCAGCACAGCAGTTTCGTCTTTTCAAGTCCACACAAGCCAGCCAAATCATCACCTCTCTCTTATACCCCCATGAGGATACCTTCACCGACATTACCATCAGACGATGTCCCCGACATGATGCTTTCATCCCCTCTTGGTCCCCCGTCAGATTCATCCCATCTTCGCATGAGCCAGTCCTCACCAATACGGTCCTCATTTGACAATAATGAGAGCTCCGGACCACAACCAAAGTTCAGATTTGCCAATCGGAACCCAGCAAAGAACAGCAATCCTCTAGTCAAAAAGCGGAATGATGTACAAGACTCGAGACGAAGACTCTTTCTCAACAATGTACggcagaggcaggaggaTAAAAAGTTTCAGCGACGGGGTGGACAAGATGAG ATTGCCAGATTAGAGTTCAACCGTCTCCAGAACGAACGCCTCGCCTATCTTGACCGAGAACGAGCCAAAAACCCTTATGCACTCTGGGAACAAGAGCTTGAGGACGAGCATCGCAGCTTGCAGTCACAGCAATGGCAAATGCAACAACAAAATCCAGACGAAATGATGCTGGATGCTTTGGAAGAGGCTGAGATGGCCGAGATTGCACAAGCAGAGGCGTTGCTCCACCAGGACAACAACTCCTCGAGACATATCAATCAGGATGACTCTttcgatgatgacgaggattgGGATGAGTTGTTCATGGAAGCGATCCAGACttcacagcaacaccataTTCAAGGACAACAATCGGGCGGGCAAGATGTGGAGATGTCTTGA
- the PEX19 gene encoding Peroxisome chaperone and import receptor (BUSCO:EOG092635SS; COG:U; EggNog:ENOG503NVVR): MSEQQTNSAAAPAAAAAAVAVKPDATLPTTTTTSAATITTPAVQDGKKAVTVEDVADDDDDVPDPDEDDLDDLDDMLEEFNAVKLGPPSKPPAAAPSLGPERPPASGDGGDLPLDEDEFARQLQAGMADLLGEIESSPEMQAQFESIFKELGAAASAAASPDPKSPQQELLLLLPQLPPFSGSGAGGAEASFQETIRRTMERMQTSGEQATAAAAAEGSDDFLAELLKQMQAGGGGLGDLGGEGSEEEFSKMLLGMMEQLTNKEILYEPMKELHDKFPEWLEKNRDKTSAEDLKRYEEQQGLVAEIVGKFEEAGYSDEKPADREYIVDRMQKMQASGQPPADLVGDMPSTQDALAMPDEGCAPQ, encoded by the exons ATGTCGGAACAGCAAACCAACAGCGCTGCGGCacctgccgctgctgctgctgctgttgctgtcaaGCCAGATGCGActctccccaccacaaccactaCTTCGGCCGCTACTATCACTACCCCAGCTGTTCAAGATGGGAAGAAAGCAGTAACAGTTGAAGATGTcgccgatgacgacgacgacgtccCCGACCCGGATGAAGACGACCTGGATGATCTGGACG ACATGCTCGAGGAATTCAACGCCGTCAAACTTGgacccccctccaagcccccAGCAGCCGCCCCATCCCTAGGCCCAGAACGCCCCCCGGCCagtggtgacggtggtgacCTCCCCCTGGACGAAGATGAATTCGCCCGCCAGCTCCAAGCAGGCATGGCCGACCTTCTAGGTGAAATCGAGTCCTCCCCCGAGATGCAAGCCCAGTTCGAGTCCATCTTCAAGGAGCTCGGCGCCGCTGCCTCCGCCGCTGCCTCCCCAGATCCCAAATCCCCTCAGCaggagctgctgctgctgctgccccaactccccccGTT cagcggcagcggtgccggcggtgcTGAAGCCTCCTTTCAAGAAACCATCCGTCGCACCATGGAGCGGATGCAAACTTCGGGGGAGCAagctactgctgctgccgccgcggaGGGATCAGACGACTTCCTTGCGGAGCTCCTCAAGCAAATGCaggctggcggtggcgggcTGGGTGATCtcggtggggaggggagtgaaGAGGAGTTTTCCAAGATGCTCCTAGGTATGATGGAGCAGCTCACCAACAAGGAGATCCTCTACGAGCCGATGAAGGAGCTGCACGACAAGTTCCCCGAATGGCTGGAGAAGAATCGCGACAAGACGTCGGCCGAAGATCTCAAACGATATGAGGAGCAGCAGGGGCTTGTGGCGGAGATTGTGGgcaagtttgaggaggcggggtACAGTGATGAGAAGCCGGCGGATAGGGAGTATATTGTTGATCGGATGCAAAAG ATGCAAGCAAGTGGTCAGCCGCCAGCGGATTTGGTGGGGGATATGCCCTCTACGCAAGACGCACTCGCCATGCCAGATGAGGGGTGTGCTCCTCAGTAG
- a CDS encoding hypothetical protein (EggNog:ENOG503NVVT; COG:P) encodes MASDPTSIAVSDDVKAIVKDKEAAGLAPVLSSTVEDDDLGVSADGRSPTDEELHTLRRIPDKIPWSIYTIAFVELCERFSYYGTTAVFTNFIQQKLPDNSTTGASYDIENGQAGALGLGQRTSFSLTTFNAFWQYTMPLFGAYVADSWLGRYRTIGAALGIDIIGHILLIISGLPPVIKNPNGALAAFTLGIITMGVGTGGFKPNVNPLIVEQLDLERMVIRTLPTGERVIVDPAATASRVYHYFYLFINLGALAGQLSMVYCEHYVGFWLSYTLPTIMLCFCPLVMLWGRRRYKRVPPAGSVLGRAFKIFALANKGRWSLNPVKTYKNLHDGTFWENVKPSKIQNKPKWMDFNDAWVDEVRRGFNACAVFMWYPLFWLCYNQINNNLISQAATMKLGGVPNDVLTNLNPFALIIMIPLMDTLVFPALRKLRINFTPIKRIAAGYFVAASAMIWACVLQYYLYQKSECGNHASGNMLGPDGAELLGSDGKAIKCPNVEISVWAQTGSYVLIAFSEILASITSLEYAHSKAPANMRSMVQSVCLFMNAISSAIGFALVPLAGDPLLVWNYGVVAIAAAIGGLCFWLQFRGLDAQEDELNMLPKGDVGGNSSEPQAYEKKDSVA; translated from the exons ATGGCGTCCGACCCCACGAGCATCGCCGTGAGCGACGATGTCAAGGCCATCgtgaaggacaaggaggcgGCCGGCTTGGCCCCAGTCCTCAGCAGCACagtcgaggacgacgaccTCGGTGTCAGCGCCGATGGCAGATCTCccaccgacgaggagcttCACACCCTCCGCCGCATCCCCGACAAGATTCCCTGGAGCATTTACACCATCGCCTTCGTCGAGTTGTGCGAGCGTTTCTCCTACTACGGTACCACTGCCGTCTTCACCAACTTCATTCAGCAGAAGCTGCCAGACAACTCCACCACAGGTGCTAGCTACGACATCGAGAATGGCCAAGCCGGTGCCCTCGGCTTGGGTCAGAGAACCTCGTTCTCGTTGACGACCTTCAATGCTTTCTGGCAGTACACCATGCCTCTGTTCGGTGCCTACGTTGCCGACAGCTGGCTCGGTCGTTACAGAACCATCGGTGCCGCCCTCGGTATCGATATCATCGGTCAcatccttctcatcatctccgGTCTTCCCCCTGTCATCAAGAACCCCAATGGTGCGCTCGCTGCCTTCACTCTCGGCATTATCACTATGGGTGTCGGTACCGGTGGTTTCAAGCCCAACGTCAACCCCTTGATTGTTGAGCAGCTTGATCTCGAGAGAATGGTGATTCGCACCCTGCCGACTGGTGAGCGCGTCATCGTCGACCCTGCGGCCACCGCTTCCCGTGTCTACCACTACTTCTacctcttcatcaacctcggTGCTCTCGCTGGTCAGCTCAGCATGGTCTACTGCGAGCACTATGTCGGCTTCTGGCTCTCTTACactctccccaccatcatgtTGTGCTTCTGCCCCCTGGTTATGCTCTGGGGTCGCAGACGCTACAAGCGTGTCCCGCCCGCTGGCTCAGTTCTCGGCCGCGCCTTCAAGATCttcgccctcgccaacaagggcCGCTGGTCCCTCAACCCCGTCAAGACCTACAAGAACCTCCACGACGGTACCTTCTGGGAGAACGTCAAGCCCTCCAAGATTCAGAACAAGCCCAAGTGGATGGACTTCAACGACGCCT gggttgatgaggttcGCCGTGGCTTCAATGCCTGCGCTGTGTTCATGTGGTACCCACTCTTCTGGCTCTGCTACAATCAGATTAACAATAACTTGATTTCGCAAGCTGCCACCATGAAGCTCGGCGGTGTCCCCAACGACGTCTTGACCAACTTGAACCCCTTCGCTCTGATCATCATGATCCCCCTCATGGATACCCTTGTGTTCCCCGCCCTTCGCAAGCTCCGCATCAATTTCACCCCCATCAAGCGTATCGCTGCCGGTTACTTCGTTGCTGCCAGCGCCATGATCTGGGCCTGCGTTCTTCAATACTATCTCTACCAGAAGAGCGAGTGCGGCAACCATGCCAGTGGCAATATGCTTGGTCCTGACGGCGCCGAGTTGCTTGGCTCTGACGGCAAGGCAATCAAGTGCCCCAATGTCGAGATCAGCGTCTGGGCCCAGACCGGCTCTTACGTTCTCATCGCCTTCTCCGAGATTCTGGCCTCCATTACCAGCTTGGAGTATGCCCATTCCAAGGCTCCCGCAAACATGCGCTCCATGGTTCagtctgtctgtctgttcATGAACGCCATCTCGTCTGCCATCGGCTTCGCGCTGGTGCCCCTTGCTGGCGACCCGCTTCTCGTCTGGAACTATGGAGTCGTTGCCattgccgccgccatcgGTGGTCTCTGCTTCTGGCTCCAATTCCGTGGCCTCGATGCCCAAGAAGATGAGCTCAACATGCTTCCTAAGGGAGATGTTGGCGGCAATTCTTCCGAGCCCCAGGCTTatgagaagaaggactcTGTTGCTTAA